A single genomic interval of Selenobaculum gibii harbors:
- a CDS encoding PTS sugar transporter subunit IIA, which produces MLAVIVGTHGNFAIELIRTCEMICGTLSNVKAVTLLPGEGAEDLARKYETALSELDIEDGVLFLNDLFGGSPYNAACRIAAGQEKYGVVTGVNLSMLIEMFGYQQAYSEVDIIGAMEKAVDAGKNGMQCFHMSTIQNEEDDL; this is translated from the coding sequence ATGCTGGCAGTTATCGTAGGGACTCACGGGAATTTTGCGATAGAACTGATTCGTACTTGTGAAATGATTTGTGGTACTTTATCCAATGTAAAGGCTGTAACTTTACTGCCGGGAGAAGGTGCAGAGGATTTAGCAAGGAAATATGAAACTGCTTTATCTGAACTGGATATTGAGGATGGAGTATTATTTTTGAATGATTTGTTTGGTGGTAGTCCTTATAATGCCGCTTGTCGAATTGCGGCAGGGCAGGAAAAGTACGGAGTGGTTACGGGCGTAAACTTGTCAATGCTAATTGAAATGTTCGGCTATCAGCAAGCGTATTCTGAGGTAGATATCATAGGTGCCATGGAAAAAGCAGTAGATGCAGGCAAAAATGGAATGCAGTGTTTTCATATGAGCACAATTCAAAATGAGGAGGATGATTTATAA
- a CDS encoding sigma 54-interacting transcriptional regulator yields the protein MKRIEKIHAYIKEKSNLYKFSDLQGRVGIDAGKIAEDLDILRNNVSMELNALYRQGKIIKIMGRPVLFFDRQVLENLLGESLANSTNQVNSIEEILPKHQMKTPFDYLVGADISLKKQVEQAKAAILYPPDGLHTLILGQTGVGKTLFAHMMYEYGKAVHKLPPEAPFITFNCADYYNNPQLLVSHIFGHVKGAFTGADSNKSGLIESADKGILFLDEVHRLPPEGQEMIFYFIDTGTFNKLGETTRHRKAKVLIIGATTEDPESSLTKTFVRRIPNVITIKPLAERTMKEKVDIIKILIAQEVERIQKPVKISVESIKGLIGSISYGNVGQLKSNIKLLCAKAFLNSIDNPNYIEIDFKILPTKIKNGLLTLSADRKALAELNTYINESLFVVPEGEKKPVDSKESQEDFNLYQVVEDKVNLLKGENISDELIKQIVATDVNVYIKSFYHKQNINMSVRERLLKIVDKSLADFAQEINTLVQNRLNREYKERFLYAFSLHLSAFLKRIKDEEELPDIELEGGVSKDSLEFKVAIEIKDKIEEHYHIEVPRNEIEYFALLLVSTMEDEKDEKVVIIVAAHGKSTAASMVEVAQGLFGSNDANLIAIDMPLDINPKDILEKMICKLNELNYQKGVLLLVDMGSLANFGTLIMEKLPVKVKTIDMVSTPLILEAMRKADIVGMDLDSIYDSLVNFKGYDIDFTAPEEKAKEVIITICTSGEGAAVKLKELIEEELDSITNRKVDVIPIGVNQMKSSILDLQTSYKIIAAVGMVKPPLDIPFIPLEKVISGEAKDFLRKILKSDLKTVKNDKNVVVRNLCEESLEKFLTYLNPKKIMSVLIEFQSVLEKESKRKWNNPLRIRLIVHCGCALERMVVQEGLKYQGEIDEVDTLKVERIKKAASVFEKTLNIILSDDEIYYMAQMF from the coding sequence ATGAAGCGCATTGAGAAGATTCACGCATATATAAAAGAAAAATCAAATTTGTATAAGTTTTCTGATTTACAAGGCAGAGTAGGGATAGACGCAGGAAAGATTGCTGAGGATTTAGATATTTTGCGCAATAATGTCAGCATGGAGTTAAATGCACTTTATCGGCAAGGCAAAATCATAAAAATTATGGGAAGACCTGTTTTGTTTTTTGATCGACAGGTGTTAGAAAATTTACTTGGTGAATCTTTAGCAAATTCGACGAATCAAGTAAATTCTATCGAAGAAATTTTACCGAAGCATCAAATGAAAACGCCGTTTGATTATCTTGTAGGAGCAGATATCAGCCTAAAGAAACAGGTTGAGCAAGCAAAGGCGGCAATTTTATATCCCCCAGACGGACTACATACATTGATCCTAGGGCAAACTGGAGTTGGAAAGACTTTGTTTGCGCATATGATGTATGAATACGGAAAAGCTGTGCATAAATTACCTCCTGAAGCACCGTTTATTACTTTTAATTGCGCAGATTATTATAATAATCCACAATTATTGGTATCCCATATTTTTGGACATGTAAAGGGAGCCTTTACAGGAGCCGATAGTAATAAAAGTGGATTGATTGAATCGGCTGATAAAGGGATATTGTTTCTCGATGAAGTCCATCGTCTACCCCCAGAAGGACAGGAAATGATTTTCTATTTCATTGATACGGGAACTTTTAATAAACTGGGCGAGACAACACGCCATAGAAAAGCAAAGGTTTTAATTATCGGTGCGACAACAGAAGATCCAGAATCTTCATTAACGAAGACTTTTGTTCGGCGTATTCCAAATGTAATCACGATTAAGCCTTTGGCTGAACGCACAATGAAGGAAAAAGTTGATATTATTAAGATTTTAATAGCACAGGAAGTGGAACGGATTCAAAAGCCGGTTAAAATTTCTGTAGAATCTATTAAAGGCTTGATTGGTAGTATTTCTTATGGAAATGTAGGGCAGCTTAAATCCAACATTAAACTGCTTTGTGCAAAAGCTTTTCTTAATAGTATCGATAATCCAAATTACATTGAAATTGATTTTAAAATTCTGCCGACAAAAATCAAAAATGGCTTGTTAACGTTGAGTGCAGATCGCAAAGCCTTGGCAGAGCTGAATACCTATATTAATGAATCTTTATTTGTTGTTCCAGAAGGCGAGAAGAAGCCTGTTGATTCTAAAGAAAGCCAAGAAGATTTCAATTTGTATCAAGTAGTTGAAGATAAGGTCAATCTTTTAAAAGGAGAAAATATTAGCGACGAGTTAATTAAGCAGATTGTGGCAACAGATGTGAATGTATATATTAAATCGTTTTACCATAAGCAAAATATTAATATGTCAGTACGTGAACGATTGCTTAAAATTGTAGATAAAAGCTTAGCTGATTTTGCTCAGGAGATTAATACATTAGTACAAAATCGTTTAAATAGAGAATATAAAGAACGATTTCTATATGCATTTAGTTTGCATTTAAGTGCGTTTCTAAAAAGAATTAAAGATGAGGAAGAATTGCCAGATATCGAACTTGAGGGCGGAGTTTCCAAGGATTCATTAGAGTTTAAAGTTGCAATAGAGATTAAGGATAAAATTGAGGAACATTACCATATAGAAGTGCCAAGAAATGAAATTGAATATTTTGCATTATTATTGGTTTCAACAATGGAAGATGAAAAAGATGAAAAGGTTGTTATTATTGTCGCAGCACATGGGAAAAGTACAGCTGCCTCAATGGTGGAAGTCGCTCAGGGGTTATTTGGTAGTAATGATGCAAATTTAATAGCTATTGATATGCCTTTAGATATAAATCCTAAAGACATTCTCGAAAAAATGATTTGCAAACTAAATGAATTAAATTATCAAAAAGGTGTTTTATTACTGGTTGATATGGGTTCTTTAGCTAATTTTGGAACGTTGATCATGGAAAAGCTTCCAGTCAAGGTTAAGACGATTGATATGGTGTCAACGCCATTAATTTTAGAGGCAATGAGAAAAGCTGATATTGTGGGGATGGATTTAGATAGTATTTATGACTCGCTAGTGAATTTTAAAGGTTATGATATTGACTTTACTGCACCAGAAGAAAAGGCAAAAGAAGTAATTATTACTATATGCACTTCTGGTGAAGGTGCGGCAGTAAAGCTGAAAGAACTTATTGAAGAAGAGTTAGACAGCATTACAAATCGAAAAGTTGATGTAATTCCTATTGGTGTTAATCAGATGAAATCAAGTATACTTGATTTACAAACAAGTTATAAAATTATTGCTGCGGTTGGCATGGTAAAGCCACCACTAGATATTCCGTTTATCCCCTTGGAAAAAGTAATCAGTGGTGAGGCTAAAGATTTTTTGCGTAAAATATTAAAAAGCGATTTAAAAACTGTCAAAAACGATAAGAATGTTGTGGTACGGAATTTATGTGAAGAATCTTTAGAAAAGTTTTTAACTTATTTAAATCCCAAAAAGATTATGAGTGTATTAATAGAATTTCAAAGTGTATTAGAAAAAGAATCAAAACGAAAATGGAATAATCCACTTAGAATTCGTTTAATCGTTCATTGTGGTTGTGCATTAGAAAGAATGGTCGTTCAAGAGGGGCTAAAATATCAGGGGGAAATTGATGAGGTTGATACACTGAAGGTTGAGAGGATAAAAAAGGCCGCAAGTGTATTTGAAAAAACGTTGAATATCATATTAAGCGATGATGAAATTTATTACATGGCGCAAATGTTTTAA
- a CDS encoding Gfo/Idh/MocA family protein, whose amino-acid sequence MIRFGIVGTSWITEEFIRCAKLYPEFKMSAVYSRTLEKADEFANKVGAEHIFTDLEAMAKSDLIDAVYIASPNSLHAEQSLLFMEHQKHVLCEKPASANVEELKKMIQTAKANKVAFMEAMKSILQPGMQAIKANLNKVGKVRRYFGNYCQYSSRYDAYKAGKYNNTFNPAFANGALMDLGIYCIYPMVYLFGKPESILASTVKLSSGVDGETALICRYKDMDAVIMFSKITASALPSEIQGEAGTLTFSIINEISKVNIYYHDNNKKVEAVEFDPMRDYMYFEAKEFMEMIKEKRIESAENSFELALAVREIMDEVRRQIGLSFPNDIVD is encoded by the coding sequence ATGATTCGATTTGGAATTGTTGGTACCAGCTGGATTACAGAGGAATTTATTCGTTGTGCAAAACTTTATCCGGAGTTTAAAATGAGTGCAGTCTATTCGAGAACATTAGAAAAAGCTGACGAATTTGCAAACAAAGTAGGGGCAGAGCATATATTTACGGATTTAGAAGCGATGGCAAAAAGTGATTTGATTGATGCTGTGTATATTGCCAGTCCCAATTCACTTCATGCAGAGCAATCACTATTATTTATGGAACATCAAAAGCATGTATTGTGCGAAAAGCCCGCTTCGGCAAATGTAGAAGAATTGAAAAAAATGATACAAACGGCGAAAGCGAATAAGGTTGCTTTTATGGAGGCGATGAAGTCTATTTTACAACCGGGGATGCAGGCAATTAAAGCAAATCTCAATAAAGTTGGCAAAGTAAGACGCTATTTCGGAAACTATTGCCAATATTCATCTCGTTATGATGCATATAAAGCGGGAAAATATAATAATACCTTTAACCCTGCCTTTGCAAACGGTGCATTAATGGATTTGGGGATTTATTGTATTTATCCAATGGTATATCTTTTCGGCAAGCCGGAATCTATTTTAGCAAGTACAGTAAAACTTTCGTCGGGCGTTGATGGTGAAACAGCACTTATTTGTCGATATAAGGACATGGATGCAGTCATTATGTTTTCAAAGATAACGGCATCTGCTCTTCCTTCGGAAATTCAGGGGGAAGCTGGGACTTTAACCTTTAGTATTATCAATGAGATTAGTAAGGTGAATATTTATTATCATGATAATAATAAAAAAGTTGAAGCAGTTGAATTTGATCCAATGCGAGACTATATGTATTTTGAAGCAAAAGAATTTATGGAGATGATAAAAGAAAAACGTATTGAATCAGCAGAAAATTCATTTGAGCTTGCGCTTGCAGTAAGAGAAATTATGGATGAAGTGAGACGGCAGATTGGACTTTCTTTTCCAAACGATATCGTGGATTAG
- a CDS encoding Bug family tripartite tricarboxylate transporter substrate binding protein: MKKNIMRMFMLSLLGVTMCVSGCNNGLTDEPDKVDFPTKPINVIVPFSAGGGMDLQVRALEKLAPKYIGQNFAILNKPGGGGAIAWNELVTTSPDGYTLGISDSGLILQSLYGENKYHYPTALEPLVQFSTVPFMLVAKADQPWQTLDELVDYCKQHPQEIKFGHGGIGSTSHLVGQLFKKEADIDIEQVPFRGGSESTAALLGNHVQVVVTNTGTLMEQLRSGTIRALAISTNKRLKNPELKQIPTFEELGYDVVLEVWFGVVAPKELSPEVKKKLEQSFKDMILDPSFQENIEKLGAEAEYLDSQQLMKKWQKENENLKKILDDTGVLDQIQAQKK, translated from the coding sequence ATGAAGAAAAATATAATGCGGATGTTTATGTTAAGTTTACTCGGAGTAACAATGTGTGTAAGTGGATGTAATAATGGGTTAACAGACGAACCAGATAAAGTAGATTTCCCGACGAAACCGATCAATGTTATTGTTCCTTTTAGCGCAGGTGGAGGAATGGATTTACAAGTGCGGGCATTAGAAAAATTAGCACCAAAATACATTGGTCAAAATTTTGCAATTCTTAATAAACCAGGAGGTGGGGGGGCAATTGCATGGAATGAATTGGTAACTACATCTCCAGATGGTTATACCCTAGGAATTAGTGACTCTGGACTAATTCTACAATCTTTATATGGCGAAAATAAATATCATTATCCGACAGCATTAGAACCTTTAGTACAATTTTCAACTGTTCCATTTATGCTTGTTGCAAAAGCTGATCAACCATGGCAAACCCTTGATGAATTAGTTGACTATTGCAAACAACATCCACAGGAAATAAAATTTGGGCATGGTGGAATAGGTTCAACCAGTCATTTAGTTGGTCAGTTATTTAAGAAAGAAGCTGATATTGATATTGAACAGGTTCCATTTCGTGGTGGTTCAGAATCGACAGCAGCATTATTAGGAAATCATGTACAAGTTGTTGTAACTAATACCGGGACATTAATGGAACAATTGCGGAGTGGAACAATAAGAGCTTTAGCTATATCAACTAATAAAAGGTTAAAAAATCCAGAATTGAAGCAAATTCCTACATTCGAAGAATTAGGATATGATGTTGTTTTAGAAGTTTGGTTTGGTGTAGTAGCACCTAAAGAATTATCGCCAGAGGTTAAGAAGAAATTAGAACAATCTTTTAAAGACATGATTCTAGACCCAAGTTTTCAAGAAAATATTGAAAAGTTAGGGGCAGAAGCTGAGTATTTAGATTCACAACAATTAATGAAAAAATGGCAAAAAGAAAATGAAAATTTAAAGAAAATTTTAGATGATACTGGTGTTTTAGACCAGATTCAAGCCCAGAAAAAATAA
- a CDS encoding NAD(P)/FAD-dependent oxidoreductase, which produces MDTIIIGNGPAGISAALYTCRANLKTLIIGRDGGSLEKAEKIENYYGFAEPISGTELLDKGLAQAKRLGAEIINDEVVGVGYDGQYIIKTNHGEYKAPSMILTTGAIRTIPRIKGLKELEGRGVSYCAECDAFFYRGKDVAVLGHGNYALHEAQVLLPVAKSVTLLTDGKEPKTSVPESIKVNTAKINKINGNNIIDSIEFENAAEQKINGLFVAIGVAGSADLARKLGVTLNGRNIAVSERMATNLPGLYAAGDCTGGMLQIAKAVHEGAIAGREVIKYIKSLKK; this is translated from the coding sequence ATGGACACAATTATTATCGGAAACGGCCCAGCAGGGATTTCTGCAGCATTATATACCTGCCGCGCAAATCTAAAAACATTAATTATCGGTCGTGATGGCGGTTCCTTAGAAAAAGCAGAAAAAATCGAAAATTATTATGGTTTTGCCGAACCTATTTCAGGGACCGAGCTCCTCGATAAGGGTCTTGCACAGGCTAAACGGTTAGGTGCTGAAATAATAAATGACGAAGTAGTCGGCGTAGGCTATGATGGACAATATATTATTAAGACAAATCACGGTGAATATAAAGCACCGTCAATGATTTTAACCACTGGCGCGATACGAACTATTCCACGAATCAAAGGGCTAAAAGAACTTGAGGGACGAGGGGTAAGTTACTGTGCAGAATGTGATGCATTTTTTTACCGTGGTAAAGATGTCGCGGTATTAGGTCATGGAAATTATGCTTTACATGAAGCACAAGTCTTACTTCCAGTTGCAAAATCCGTAACTTTACTTACTGATGGAAAAGAGCCCAAAACCTCAGTTCCCGAGTCTATTAAAGTAAATACCGCTAAAATCAATAAAATAAACGGAAATAATATCATTGACTCTATTGAATTTGAAAATGCTGCTGAGCAAAAGATAAATGGTCTATTCGTTGCAATTGGAGTTGCGGGAAGTGCTGATTTAGCCAGAAAACTCGGTGTCACATTAAATGGGAGAAATATTGCCGTAAGTGAACGAATGGCTACTAACCTGCCTGGTCTATATGCCGCTGGAGATTGTACCGGTGGTATGCTGCAAATTGCTAAAGCAGTCCACGAAGGTGCAATTGCAGGACGTGAAGTCATTAAATATATAAAGAGCTTAAAAAAATAA
- a CDS encoding Crp/Fnr family transcriptional regulator, which produces MNSIDFVKNTLTFWDKITPIDRRLIMDNIALLHYKKGTHIYHTELDCMGILIVKSGELRVYLLSEDGRDITLYRLTPGEVCVLSASCVLKNITFDVHIDAEQDSELLLLNANFFQELYNKNIYVENFASKLTIRRFSEVMWAMQQILFMSFDKRLALFLLNESKKNNSDIIYLSHEQIAKYVSSAREVVSRMLKYFSNEGIVKLSRGQVILLDKAKLEKIL; this is translated from the coding sequence GTGAATTCTATCGATTTTGTAAAAAATACATTAACTTTTTGGGATAAGATAACACCTATTGATCGACGTTTAATTATGGATAACATTGCCCTTCTCCATTATAAAAAAGGAACCCATATATATCATACAGAGTTAGATTGCATGGGGATTTTAATTGTAAAAAGCGGCGAGCTCAGAGTATATCTACTCTCCGAAGATGGCAGAGACATTACATTATATCGCCTAACCCCTGGTGAAGTCTGTGTTTTATCAGCATCCTGCGTTTTAAAAAACATTACATTTGATGTACATATTGATGCTGAGCAGGATTCCGAATTATTGCTTTTAAATGCAAACTTTTTTCAAGAACTATATAATAAAAATATTTATGTAGAAAACTTTGCTTCTAAGCTTACCATTCGTCGTTTCTCTGAAGTTATGTGGGCAATGCAGCAAATTCTCTTTATGAGTTTTGACAAACGTCTTGCCCTATTTTTACTTAATGAAAGTAAAAAAAACAATTCCGACATTATTTATTTGAGCCACGAACAAATTGCGAAATACGTCAGTAGTGCCCGCGAAGTCGTATCACGTATGTTAAAATATTTTTCCAATGAAGGAATTGTGAAATTATCCCGTGGTCAAGTAATCCTTCTTGATAAAGCCAAGTTAGAAAAAATACTTTAA
- a CDS encoding HD-GYP domain-containing protein yields MTLARNIYNVDGKMLLAVGTVLDQQYIMKLKNLSIPGVYVHLGDQDFDVELPEEVLSEETKILATKNLFRTFQKCQLTNNLDVKKVQKTTQTIIENLLQNKNNVHQLTDVRRYDNYTFYHSISVCALATMLGILRGYSPKRLSEVSIGALLHDVGKVKISPNILNKPEKLTDEEMQVMKTHSEEGFKTLRKNRELSVVPMHVAYQHHEKFDGTGYPRGLKGDSIHEYARIVAIADVYDALTSDRAYKKACHPYEAYKIMIEMVNSHFDPELFELFFNHVAVFPVGTTVMLNDGGYAIVIEIKNGETFTPKVKFLADSNYNKVSGEVCVDLAKQSRFFITDVLNDVEVFDLLDRTKHVRFA; encoded by the coding sequence ATGACTTTAGCACGCAATATATATAACGTAGATGGAAAAATGCTATTAGCGGTAGGAACGGTGCTCGATCAACAATATATTATGAAGTTGAAAAACTTATCTATTCCGGGGGTATATGTACATTTAGGTGACCAAGACTTTGACGTAGAACTTCCGGAAGAGGTTTTGTCAGAAGAAACAAAGATTTTAGCAACAAAAAATTTGTTTCGAACATTTCAAAAATGTCAGTTGACCAATAATTTAGATGTAAAAAAAGTTCAAAAAACAACACAAACAATTATAGAAAATTTATTGCAAAATAAAAACAATGTGCATCAGTTAACAGATGTTCGAAGATATGATAACTATACTTTCTATCATTCGATTAGTGTTTGTGCTTTGGCAACGATGTTAGGGATATTACGTGGATACTCACCTAAACGATTATCTGAGGTTTCTATTGGTGCGTTACTACATGATGTAGGTAAAGTCAAAATATCACCGAATATTCTTAATAAACCAGAAAAATTGACAGATGAAGAAATGCAGGTAATGAAGACTCATTCTGAAGAAGGGTTTAAAACTTTAAGGAAGAATCGTGAATTATCTGTAGTTCCAATGCATGTTGCCTATCAACATCATGAGAAATTTGATGGGACGGGATATCCGAGAGGTTTAAAAGGTGATTCAATTCATGAATATGCTAGAATTGTAGCTATTGCAGATGTATATGATGCTTTAACTTCTGATCGAGCATATAAAAAGGCGTGTCATCCGTATGAAGCTTACAAAATTATGATAGAAATGGTAAATAGTCATTTTGATCCTGAACTTTTCGAATTATTTTTTAATCATGTAGCAGTTTTTCCTGTGGGTACAACAGTTATGTTAAATGATGGAGGCTATGCTATTGTAATCGAGATTAAAAATGGTGAGACCTTTACTCCAAAAGTAAAATTTTTAGCTGATTCAAATTATAATAAAGTATCGGGGGAAGTTTGCGTTGATTTGGCAAAGCAAAGTCGGTTCTTTATTACAGATGTTTTAAATGATGTAGAAGTGTTTGATTTGTTAGATAGGACGAAACATGTACGTTTTGCGTAA
- a CDS encoding helix-turn-helix domain-containing protein, whose protein sequence is MPTLQTRLRLILEEQNIKQVDFARTVGVSANYINLLANGKKLNISLHLAKIIEDNYGYSRSWILSGKGEKLMSTTITPLRLKLMQKINQLNEKDLNSVLGFIQLLEEISHTI, encoded by the coding sequence ATGCCCACTTTACAAACTCGACTCCGTTTAATCTTGGAAGAGCAAAATATTAAACAAGTTGATTTTGCAAGAACCGTAGGTGTTAGTGCAAATTATATCAACTTATTAGCTAATGGAAAAAAACTAAATATCTCATTGCATTTAGCCAAAATAATAGAAGATAATTATGGTTATTCACGGTCTTGGATTCTTTCAGGAAAAGGTGAAAAATTAATGTCTACCACGATAACGCCATTAAGATTAAAACTAATGCAAAAAATCAATCAATTAAATGAAAAAGATTTAAATTCAGTATTAGGATTTATCCAATTACTAGAAGAAATTTCGCATACAATATAA
- the trxA gene encoding thioredoxin, producing MKITKSNFDAEVIHSDIPVLLDFWAEWCTPCKMLSPIIHEIANENTGKIKVGKVNVDEEPELATQFQVMSIPMLILFKEGKAVNTSIGFMDKEAIKKFLK from the coding sequence ATGAAAATTACAAAAAGTAACTTTGATGCAGAAGTAATTCATTCGGATATTCCTGTTTTACTTGATTTTTGGGCAGAATGGTGTACGCCTTGTAAAATGCTATCCCCAATCATACATGAAATTGCAAATGAAAATACGGGAAAAATTAAGGTCGGAAAAGTGAATGTTGACGAAGAGCCAGAGTTAGCTACACAATTCCAAGTAATGAGCATTCCCATGTTAATTTTATTTAAAGAGGGGAAAGCTGTAAATACATCTATTGGATTTATGGATAAAGAAGCAATTAAAAAATTTCTTAAATAA
- a CDS encoding DNA alkylation repair protein, with translation MGYFCGIHELFLENIDETYRQFAAKLLPEDTNLLGIRLPILKKIAQEIANNDWQSFLRKENDLYFEDFMLKGFVIGKIRGNIEVILPYIQEFVPKINNWSLCDSFCASLKITNKNKKVMWDFIQPYFLSSQEYEIRFAVVMALDFFLEDEYIEKVLQRLDSIKHEGYYVKMAVAWALSVCYIKHKNHTEEFLGKNRLDDFTFNKALQKMIESRRVNACDKERLKILKRKKNTNY, from the coding sequence ATGGGATATTTTTGTGGGATTCATGAGCTTTTTTTAGAAAACATTGATGAAACTTATCGACAGTTCGCAGCTAAACTTTTACCGGAAGATACAAATCTTTTGGGAATAAGATTGCCGATTTTGAAAAAAATTGCCCAGGAAATAGCGAATAATGACTGGCAGAGTTTTCTAAGAAAAGAAAATGACTTATATTTTGAAGATTTCATGCTAAAAGGATTTGTTATTGGTAAAATACGTGGAAATATAGAAGTTATTTTGCCTTATATTCAAGAATTTGTGCCTAAAATTAATAATTGGTCTCTTTGTGATAGTTTTTGTGCGTCATTAAAAATTACAAATAAGAATAAAAAAGTAATGTGGGATTTTATACAGCCATATTTTCTGTCATCTCAAGAATACGAAATTCGTTTTGCGGTAGTAATGGCTTTGGATTTTTTTCTTGAAGATGAATATATTGAAAAAGTACTGCAAAGATTAGACTCTATAAAACATGAAGGTTACTATGTAAAAATGGCTGTCGCATGGGCACTCTCTGTTTGTTATATTAAGCATAAGAATCATACAGAAGAATTTTTGGGGAAGAATCGATTGGATGATTTTACATTTAATAAAGCGTTACAAAAGATGATTGAGTCTCGTCGCGTAAATGCTTGCGACAAAGAAAGACTTAAAATCTTGAAACGTAAAAAAAATACTAATTATTAA
- a CDS encoding PfkB family carbohydrate kinase → MQEIALFGTVFIDIKGFSKNKYDPVGRNVGNVQFIHGGVGRNVAEDMGVLGTPVTFVSTVDDTAMGIDVEKRLWEYNINTEYLKKVEQNGMGMFMAILDNNGDLAGSISSPPDFIFFETLLEEKCEEIIKRSSHVALEIDLNQKISRKIVDTANRLKKPIYGLPGNLSVILADKDILMGMECFICNDIEAEKIFDCSFGNDDLDLIKAEVENFANKMEIKSMIVTMGEKGAVYYQKSMAEAVYHKVNPVKMIDSTGAGDSFFSGVVSALVQNKPLEEAVKFGSEVAAYTIQSAESTCVGFNLK, encoded by the coding sequence ATGCAAGAAATCGCTTTGTTTGGTACGGTTTTTATTGATATTAAAGGATTTTCAAAGAATAAGTATGACCCAGTTGGGCGTAATGTAGGTAATGTACAGTTTATTCATGGTGGTGTCGGAAGAAATGTTGCAGAAGATATGGGAGTATTAGGAACACCTGTGACTTTTGTAAGTACCGTTGATGATACAGCAATGGGAATAGATGTAGAAAAACGTTTATGGGAATATAATATCAATACGGAATATCTAAAAAAAGTTGAACAAAATGGCATGGGGATGTTTATGGCGATTCTAGATAATAACGGGGATTTAGCAGGTTCGATATCAAGCCCTCCAGATTTCATTTTTTTTGAAACGTTGCTGGAAGAAAAATGTGAAGAAATTATCAAGAGATCTTCTCATGTAGCTCTGGAAATTGATTTAAATCAAAAAATCTCTAGAAAGATTGTAGATACAGCAAATCGCTTAAAGAAGCCCATTTATGGCTTACCAGGGAACTTATCTGTTATTTTAGCTGATAAAGATATTTTAATGGGGATGGAATGTTTCATCTGTAATGATATTGAAGCTGAAAAGATTTTCGATTGCTCTTTTGGAAATGATGATCTTGATTTAATTAAAGCAGAGGTTGAAAATTTTGCTAATAAAATGGAGATAAAATCAATGATTGTTACAATGGGAGAAAAAGGTGCGGTATATTATCAAAAATCAATGGCAGAAGCGGTATATCATAAAGTAAATCCTGTTAAGATGATTGATTCTACTGGAGCGGGAGATTCTTTTTTTTCTGGTGTAGTAAGTGCATTAGTACAAAATAAACCATTGGAAGAGGCTGTTAAGTTTGGTAGTGAAGTAGCGGCTTATACGATTCAATCAGCAGAAAGTACGTGTGTAGGATTTAACCTTAAATAA